The following are from one region of the Cyclopterus lumpus isolate fCycLum1 chromosome 21, fCycLum1.pri, whole genome shotgun sequence genome:
- the mmadhcb gene encoding metabolism of cobalamin associated Db isoform X2: MVWPDESMGPFGPQDQRFQLPGKVGFDCHLQGLAEQKSLAQNMVPDVLSSPSSSERHEFILAQVMGEFFEKDDRSSSQNGNRAAPYFDSSSLECAIQSCPELLKKEFQSMFPEAPSTGMMVVTVTQKTQNDMTSWSAEVEQEREQMLDKFVDGAKEICSALQREGFWADFIDPSSGLAFFGSYTNNTLFETDDRYRHLGFQIEDLGCCRVIRHSLWGTHVFVGTIFTSAPPSSLIMKTLRSS; the protein is encoded by the exons ATGG TGTGGCCCGATGAGAGCATGGGCCCTTTTGGACCTCAGGACCAGCGCTTCCAGCTGCCTGGTAAAGTGGGATTTGACTGCCATCTGCAGGGATTAGCCGAGCAGAAGAGCCTGGCACAAAACATGGTCCCTGACGTACTATCTTCCCCGTCCAGCAGTGAGAGACATGAGTTCATTCTGGCCCAGGTCATGGGAGAGTTCTTT gagaAAGATGACCGATCCTCGTCTCAGAATGGCAACAGAGCTGCACCGTACTTTGACAGCTCCAGTCTGGAGTGTGCCATACAATCCTGCCCTGAACTTCTCAAGAAAG AGTTCCAGTCCATGTTTCCTGAAGCACCATCCACTGGTATGATGGTGGTCACAGTGACCCAAAAGACCCAGAACGATATGACGTCATGGTCTGCTGAGGTGGAACAGGAGAGGGAGCAGATGCTTGACAAG TTTGTTGATGGAGCGAAGGAGATCTGCTCCGCTCTGCAGAGGGAGGGCTTCTGGGCGGACTTCATCGACCCCTCCTCCGGCCTGGCG TTCTTTGGCTCGTACACCAACAACACACTGTTTGAGACGGATGACCGATACCGCCACCTGGGCTTCCAGATCGAGGACCTGGGATGCTGCAGAGTCATCCGACACTCTCTTTGGGGGACGCATGTTTTTGTGGGGACGATATTCACCAGCGCACCACCCAGCAGCCTCATTATGAAGACGTTGCGGAGCAGCTGA
- the mmadhcb gene encoding metabolism of cobalamin associated Db isoform X1, producing MARVLCSRARLVSYLPGLHVLVHRVAGARAFSAAGSSGSDEPRIAITPSDMVWPDESMGPFGPQDQRFQLPGKVGFDCHLQGLAEQKSLAQNMVPDVLSSPSSSERHEFILAQVMGEFFEKDDRSSSQNGNRAAPYFDSSSLECAIQSCPELLKKEFQSMFPEAPSTGMMVVTVTQKTQNDMTSWSAEVEQEREQMLDKFVDGAKEICSALQREGFWADFIDPSSGLAFFGSYTNNTLFETDDRYRHLGFQIEDLGCCRVIRHSLWGTHVFVGTIFTSAPPSSLIMKTLRSS from the exons ATGGCCAGA GTGCTGTGCAGCAGAGCCAGACTGGTCAGTTACCTCCCAGGGCTTCATGTGTTGGTGCACCGTGTGGCTGGAGCCAGAGCCTTCTCTGCTGCTGGATCATCGGGCTCTGATGAGCCCCGCATAGCCATCACTCCCTCTGACATGG TGTGGCCCGATGAGAGCATGGGCCCTTTTGGACCTCAGGACCAGCGCTTCCAGCTGCCTGGTAAAGTGGGATTTGACTGCCATCTGCAGGGATTAGCCGAGCAGAAGAGCCTGGCACAAAACATGGTCCCTGACGTACTATCTTCCCCGTCCAGCAGTGAGAGACATGAGTTCATTCTGGCCCAGGTCATGGGAGAGTTCTTT gagaAAGATGACCGATCCTCGTCTCAGAATGGCAACAGAGCTGCACCGTACTTTGACAGCTCCAGTCTGGAGTGTGCCATACAATCCTGCCCTGAACTTCTCAAGAAAG AGTTCCAGTCCATGTTTCCTGAAGCACCATCCACTGGTATGATGGTGGTCACAGTGACCCAAAAGACCCAGAACGATATGACGTCATGGTCTGCTGAGGTGGAACAGGAGAGGGAGCAGATGCTTGACAAG TTTGTTGATGGAGCGAAGGAGATCTGCTCCGCTCTGCAGAGGGAGGGCTTCTGGGCGGACTTCATCGACCCCTCCTCCGGCCTGGCG TTCTTTGGCTCGTACACCAACAACACACTGTTTGAGACGGATGACCGATACCGCCACCTGGGCTTCCAGATCGAGGACCTGGGATGCTGCAGAGTCATCCGACACTCTCTTTGGGGGACGCATGTTTTTGTGGGGACGATATTCACCAGCGCACCACCCAGCAGCCTCATTATGAAGACGTTGCGGAGCAGCTGA